In the Arachis ipaensis cultivar K30076 chromosome B10, Araip1.1, whole genome shotgun sequence genome, one interval contains:
- the LOC107621080 gene encoding uncharacterized protein LOC107621080, translated as MAATMQATAEALGNQMNNGNNGNNGDEVPMTLFSFLKVHPLTFRGTSNPTDADNWIQTIEQALQAQQVPEEHSVRNAKELELLQLKQGQMTVTEYTSKFEELCRFSRICQGAPEDFDKWKCIKYEGGLRNDILSFVAPIEIRVFSELVNKSRVAEECVRKDAAEKGSLRVPFQRTPGRNFAPRGRQFKHGSFVPQNNQGQYNFRRPNANANQRRRYGKQLPQDLSCQRCGKYHPGVSFRFRTRVCYFCG; from the exons ATGGCTGCGACTATGCAGGCGACAGCCGAAGCTCTGGGAAACCAAATGAATAATGGGAATAATGGCAATAATGGCGATGAGGTCCCTATGACGCTTTTCTCTTTCCTGAAGGTTCATCCTCTAACCTTCAGAGGAACCTCAAACCCCACCGATGCGGACAACTGGATCCAGACTATAGAGCAAGCACTACAGGCTCAACAGGTTCCTGAAGAACA TTCAGTTAGGAATGCTAAAGAACTTGAACTGCTTCAGCTGAAACAAGGCCAGATGACTGTTACTGAGTATACTAGCAAATTTGAGGAATTGTGCCGCTTTTCCCGGATATGTCAAGGAGCTCCTGAGGATTTTGATAAATGGAAATGTATCAAGTATGAGGGAGGCCTTCGGAATGATATTCTGAGCTTCGTTGCACCTATAGAGATTAGGGTGTTTTCTGAACTcgtgaataagagtagggtggctgaAGAGTGTGTAAGAAAGGATGCAGCAGAGAAGGGAAGTCTGAGGGTGCCTTTCCAGAGGACTCCAGGGAGGAATTTTGCACCAAGGGGCAGACAATTCAAGCATGGTAGCTTTGTCCCTCAAAACAATCAGGGGCAGTACAACTTCAGAAGGCCAAATGCTAATGCTAATCAAAGAAGAAGGTATGGAAAGCAGCTACCGCAGGATttgagctgtcagagatgtggaAAGTATCATCCAGGAGTTTCGTTCAGGTTTAGAACTAGAGTATGCTATTTCTGTGGATAG
- the LOC107621081 gene encoding uncharacterized protein LOC107621081, with translation MQQLKRVYTTSTAGAEGSKTLIRGNCEMAGKVLNALFDSGARHSFIAFEKADELGLKIVVLGYDLKVYNATHEAMVTRLGCPQVPFQVQQREFVHDMICLPMTGLDLILGLDWLSKDHVLLDCSAKSVCFMLEDTNGPVVANIYYLNSMIVNCFGIEC, from the coding sequence ATGCAGCAGCTGAAGAGAGTGTATACCACTTCTACAGCAGGTGCTGAGGGATCAAAGACACTAATTAGAGGTAACTGTGAGATGGCTGGTAAAGTTTTAAATGCCttatttgattcaggagcaaGACATTCGTTTATTGCATTTGAGAAGGCTGATGAGTTAGGGTTGAAAATAGTGGTATTGGGGTATGATTTAaaggtgtataatgctacccatgaagctaTGGTGACTAGGTTAGGATGTCCACAAGTTCCGTTTCAAGTACAACAACGTGAATTCGTGCATGATATGATTTGTCTGCcgatgactggtcttgatctcatttTGGGACTAGATTGGTTGTCCAAGGatcatgtcctgcttgattgttctgcGAAATCAGTGTGTTTTATGCTGGAGGATACGAACGGGCCGGTTGTAGCGAATATCTATTATTTGAATTCTATGATAGTGAATTGTTTTGGAATTGAATGCTAG